One genomic window of Struthio camelus isolate bStrCam1 chromosome 1, bStrCam1.hap1, whole genome shotgun sequence includes the following:
- the BPGM gene encoding bisphosphoglycerate mutase: protein MAKYKLVLLRHGEGAWNKENRFCSWVDQKLSSDGIKEARNCGKHLKALGFEFDLVFTSVLSRSIQTAWLVLEEMGQEWVPIQSSWRLNERHYGALIGLNRAEMALNHGEEQVKLWRRSYDVTPPPITESHPYYEEIYNDRRYKCSDVSDVSQDNLPKAESLKDVLDRLLPYWNEKIVPELKSGKMILISAHGNSSRALLKHLEGISDEDIISVTLPTGVPILLELDENLHPVGPHQFLGDQEAIQAAIKKVEDQGKVKSSEK, encoded by the exons ATGGCAAAGTACAAGCTTGTTCTCCTAAGACATGGAGAAGGAGCCTGGAACAAGGAGAATCGCTTCTGCAGCTGGGTGGACCAGAAGTTGAGTAGTGATGGGATAAAGGAAGCTCGGAACTGTGGCAAACACCTTAAAGCACTGGGTTTTGAGTTTGACCTTGTCTTTACCTCTGTACTAAGCCGTTCCATCCAGACTGCGTGGCTGGTCCTGGAAGAGATGGGCCAAGAGTGGGTCCCCATTCAGAGTTCCTGGCGCCTGAATGAGCGTCACTATGGTGCATTGATTGGCCTCAACAGAGCAGAAATGGCTCTGAATCATGGAGAAGAGCAAGTGAAACTATGGAGGAGAAGCTATGATGTTACCCCACCTCCCATAACCGAATCTCATCCATACTATGAAGAGATATACAATGATCGCAGATATAAATGCAGTGACGTCAGTGATGTCTCTCAGGATAATCTCCCAAAGGCTGAAAGCTTAAAAGATGTGCTTGACAGACTTCTTCCGTATTGGAATGAAAAGATAGTGCCAGAACTTAAAAGTGGCAAAATGATCCTCATATCTGCCCATGGCAACAGCAGCAGGGCACTACTCAAGCATCTGGAAG GCATCTCCGATGAGGACATCATCAGTGTTACTCTCCCCACTGGCGTGCCCATACTTCTTGAACTCGATGAAAATCTGCACCCTGTGGGCCCTCACCAGTTTCTGGGTGATCAAGAAGCTATCCAAGCTGCCATCAAAAAAGTGGAGGATCAAGGAAAAGTTAAATCTTCTGAGAAGTAA